A region from the Actinoplanes sp. OR16 genome encodes:
- a CDS encoding ABC transporter permease, protein MGRFLLSRAGTTAVTLWGLATAVFLLMKLLPGDQATMAAGRNASPEQIELFRERLGLDEPLPVQYVKFLGRLLHGDFGQSAVTLQPVVTDLRNLMPSTVELVVVATVLSIAGAVLLALVTAARQRRDTFLRVAAVAAGGVPVFWLAFLLQWVIGTELRWLPVAGQISTDVVVPVRTGFVTVDALLNSDPAAFGDALLHLILPALVLALPAAAGLFRTLRASMLSALESDYVSVARSKGVPMRGIVTGHVLRNAAIPSVSLAGLQVGWTFAGVVLVESVFGRQGIGSYLTTAVTQKDTQAVFGAVLFIGLITVLVNFAVDVVQLGLDPRVRRAQLAAA, encoded by the coding sequence ATGGGGAGATTCCTGCTCTCCCGGGCCGGCACCACGGCGGTCACGCTCTGGGGCCTGGCCACCGCGGTCTTCCTCCTGATGAAGCTGCTCCCCGGCGATCAGGCGACGATGGCGGCCGGCCGCAACGCGAGCCCCGAGCAGATCGAGCTGTTCCGCGAACGGCTCGGCCTCGACGAGCCGCTCCCGGTGCAGTACGTGAAGTTCCTCGGCCGGCTGCTGCACGGCGACTTCGGCCAGTCCGCGGTCACCCTGCAGCCGGTCGTCACCGACCTGCGCAACCTGATGCCGTCCACGGTCGAGCTCGTCGTCGTCGCGACGGTGCTCAGCATCGCCGGGGCGGTGCTGCTCGCCCTGGTGACCGCTGCCCGCCAGCGCCGGGACACGTTCCTGCGGGTCGCCGCGGTGGCGGCCGGCGGGGTCCCGGTCTTCTGGCTGGCGTTCCTGCTCCAGTGGGTGATCGGCACCGAGCTGCGCTGGCTGCCGGTCGCCGGGCAGATCTCCACCGACGTGGTGGTGCCGGTCCGCACCGGGTTCGTCACCGTCGACGCCCTGCTCAACAGCGACCCGGCGGCGTTCGGCGACGCGCTGCTGCACCTGATCCTGCCGGCGCTCGTGCTGGCCCTGCCCGCTGCCGCGGGCCTGTTCCGGACCCTCCGCGCGTCGATGCTCTCCGCCCTGGAGAGCGACTACGTGTCGGTGGCCCGATCGAAGGGAGTCCCGATGCGCGGCATCGTGACCGGCCACGTGCTGCGGAACGCGGCGATCCCGTCGGTGAGCCTGGCCGGCCTGCAGGTCGGATGGACGTTCGCGGGCGTGGTCCTGGTCGAGTCGGTCTTCGGGCGGCAGGGGATCGGGTCGTACCTGACCACCGCCGTCACCCAGAAGGACACCCAGGCCGTCTTCGGCGCCGTCCTCTTCATCGGACTCATCACGGTCCTGGTGAACTTCGCCGTCGACGTCGTCCAGCTCGGCCTCGACCCGCGAGTCCGCCGCGCCCAGCTGGCGGCGGCATGA
- a CDS encoding ABC transporter permease produces MSRPWLDTVVVAIIAVLVLMAVFGPLVAPHDPYRSDPALRLLGPSSDYWLGTDEEGRDVLSRLLVGARPTLLSALVVVAVSTVIGILVASVAALGGRWVDEVLMRACDILLSLPGLMLALAVATALGSGLTGAIIALIVAMFPATARLARGTILRTLTAGYVEAARVQGSSKLALMLRHVLPNSLDEVLINATLQIGGVTLIMSGLSFIGVGAQPPSAEWGAMASTAARYVTVNWPAAILPGLLITVSVVAFGLLGDMLQIRRDPTLRKGLR; encoded by the coding sequence ATGAGCCGACCGTGGCTGGACACCGTCGTCGTCGCGATCATCGCGGTGCTGGTGCTGATGGCGGTCTTCGGGCCGCTGGTGGCGCCGCACGATCCCTACCGCTCGGATCCGGCTCTGCGGTTGCTCGGGCCCAGCTCGGACTACTGGCTCGGCACCGACGAGGAAGGGCGCGACGTGCTGAGCCGGCTGCTCGTCGGCGCGCGGCCCACGCTGCTGTCCGCGCTGGTCGTGGTCGCCGTGAGCACCGTGATCGGGATCCTGGTGGCGAGCGTCGCGGCGCTCGGCGGGCGCTGGGTGGACGAGGTGCTGATGCGCGCCTGCGACATCCTGCTCTCGCTGCCCGGTCTGATGCTGGCGCTGGCCGTCGCCACGGCGCTGGGCTCCGGGCTGACCGGGGCGATCATCGCGCTGATCGTGGCGATGTTCCCGGCCACCGCCCGGCTGGCCCGCGGAACCATTCTGCGAACGCTGACCGCAGGCTATGTGGAGGCGGCCCGGGTGCAGGGTTCGTCGAAGCTCGCGCTGATGCTCCGGCACGTCCTGCCGAACTCGCTCGACGAAGTGCTGATCAACGCGACCCTGCAGATCGGCGGCGTCACGCTGATCATGTCGGGGCTGTCGTTCATCGGCGTCGGCGCGCAGCCACCCAGCGCCGAGTGGGGCGCCATGGCGTCGACGGCGGCACGGTACGTGACCGTCAACTGGCCCGCCGCCATCCTCCCCGGCCTGCTGATCACCGTCTCGGTCGTCGCGTTCGGCCTGCTCGGCGACATGCTCCAGATCCGCCGCGACCCGACATTGCGGAAGGGCCTCCGATGA
- a CDS encoding ABC transporter ATP-binding protein: protein MSDLFRVRRGPTLRKGLAMSDLRESVGSRRETAAPVLDVRDLTVDVGEIRLVDGMNLTLRRGEFLALVGESGSGKSVTARAITRLDARYRLGGSIRMGGDELIGMPEKELRGYRGARIGMVFQDPLSSFNPVLPIGRQIAEPLRVRGVPKREAMNRAGEMLGEMGITRPVERLGAYPHELSGGMRQRAAIAMALIAEPELLIADEPTTALDVRMQARVLDLIREAATARHLAVLFITHDLGIVAGNADRVCVMYSGRPVEENTVRELFRTPVHPYTRDLLAAVPRLGRGLSDLKPIPGLAATPATRPAGCAYHPRCAAALERCATEVPVFAERAACHLGDR, encoded by the coding sequence ATGAGCGACCTGTTCCGGGTCCGCCGCGGCCCGACACTGCGGAAGGGTCTGGCGATGAGCGACCTGCGAGAGTCGGTCGGTTCGCGGCGGGAGACCGCGGCGCCTGTGCTCGACGTCCGGGACCTGACCGTGGACGTCGGCGAGATCAGGCTGGTCGACGGCATGAATCTCACCCTGCGGAGAGGCGAGTTCCTGGCCCTGGTCGGCGAGTCCGGGTCCGGCAAGAGCGTCACGGCGAGGGCGATCACCCGGCTGGATGCCCGGTACCGGCTCGGCGGCTCGATCCGGATGGGCGGCGACGAGCTGATCGGGATGCCGGAGAAGGAGCTGCGCGGCTACCGGGGCGCGCGGATCGGCATGGTCTTCCAAGATCCGCTCTCCAGCTTCAACCCGGTGCTGCCGATCGGCCGGCAGATCGCCGAGCCGCTGCGCGTCCGTGGCGTGCCGAAGAGAGAGGCGATGAACCGAGCCGGCGAGATGCTCGGCGAAATGGGGATCACGCGGCCGGTGGAGCGGCTCGGCGCGTACCCGCACGAGCTCTCCGGCGGCATGCGGCAGCGGGCCGCGATCGCGATGGCGCTGATCGCCGAACCGGAGCTGCTGATCGCCGACGAGCCGACCACGGCGCTCGACGTCCGGATGCAGGCCCGGGTGCTGGACCTGATCCGGGAGGCGGCGACGGCACGCCACCTCGCGGTCCTGTTCATCACCCACGATCTCGGCATCGTCGCCGGGAACGCGGACCGGGTCTGCGTGATGTACAGCGGACGCCCGGTGGAGGAGAACACGGTACGGGAGTTGTTCCGCACGCCGGTCCACCCGTACACGAGGGATCTGCTCGCCGCGGTGCCGCGTCTCGGCCGCGGACTGTCCGACCTGAAGCCGATCCCGGGCCTGGCAGCGACCCCGGCGACCCGTCCGGCCGGATGCGCCTACCACCCCCGGTGCGCTGCCGCGCTGGAGCGGTGCGCCACCGAAGTGCCGGTCTTCGCCGAGCGGGCCGCCTGCCACCTGGGGGACCGATGA
- a CDS encoding ABC transporter ATP-binding protein: MTLVQINDLQKSFTGVTVLDRVTVGIEAGEIAGLVGESGSGKSTLIRCLMGLEKPDAGTITYDGVDLLRASRAERRRFQREAQIVFQDPYSSLDPRRTIEQITGEGLAIHEPRAPRRDRVVEALDQVGIGPDMLKRHPGSLSGGQRQRVAIARALAMRPRLLVCDEPVSALDVSVQAQVVHLLKDAQQRLGMSLLFVAHDLAVVGALCDTVTVLAQGVAVEQGATASVFAHPAHDYTRELLAAVPTFQEM, from the coding sequence ATGACCCTCGTACAGATCAATGATCTCCAGAAGTCCTTCACCGGGGTGACCGTCCTGGATCGGGTGACCGTCGGCATCGAGGCCGGGGAGATCGCCGGGCTGGTCGGCGAGTCCGGGTCCGGCAAATCGACGCTGATCAGGTGCCTGATGGGCCTGGAGAAGCCGGACGCCGGAACGATCACCTACGACGGCGTCGACCTGCTGCGGGCGAGCCGGGCCGAGCGGCGGCGGTTCCAGCGGGAGGCGCAGATCGTCTTCCAGGATCCGTATTCCAGCCTCGACCCGCGCCGCACGATCGAGCAGATCACCGGGGAGGGCCTGGCGATCCATGAGCCGCGGGCGCCGCGCCGGGATCGGGTCGTGGAGGCGCTCGACCAGGTCGGCATCGGCCCCGACATGCTGAAACGCCACCCCGGTTCGCTCTCCGGCGGCCAGCGTCAGCGCGTCGCGATCGCCCGCGCTCTCGCCATGCGCCCCCGGCTGCTGGTCTGCGACGAGCCGGTCTCCGCGCTCGACGTGTCGGTGCAGGCGCAGGTCGTGCACCTGCTCAAGGACGCTCAGCAGCGGCTCGGCATGAGCCTGCTCTTCGTCGCGCACGACCTCGCCGTGGTCGGCGCGCTCTGCGACACCGTGACCGTTCTCGCCCAGGGCGTCGCCGTCGAGCAGGGTGCCACGGCGTCCGTTTTCGCTCATCCCGCCCATGACTACACCCGGGAGCTGCTCGCCGCGGTTCCCACCTTCCAGGAGATGTGA
- a CDS encoding sugar phosphate isomerase/epimerase, protein MTAVGSDIRYSFGGHDLWKDGFELLDSLTEQGLDGCNIRTLDELAPTLDQGYLAELAAHADQRGLYVEMGIGKVNPFMTAELPRVRALGDGDYLAGMTRMIETCARHGWTTLWTACGGIKGYPGIYATDRFRTDVDWSEQLRVTEAFLRRLAPVLRANGCRLGIETHEEITTFEVIRLVEAAGPDVLGICLDPGNLPANGESPSAGIERVAPYVISTQLRDVALFQENPDLVRFLAPCGDGVIDWAWALDLLLTANPQLNLTIEGIGGIRGELHAQVTDPVWLAGHPDLSAGELTELGSLVGKASEDLTTLRTTSDRWRPLHDRFVSRSATHLRSVLELKNV, encoded by the coding sequence ATGACCGCTGTCGGATCCGATATCCGTTACTCCTTCGGGGGCCACGACCTGTGGAAGGACGGCTTCGAACTCCTCGACTCGCTGACCGAGCAGGGCCTCGACGGCTGCAACATCCGCACCCTCGACGAACTGGCGCCCACTCTCGACCAGGGCTATCTCGCCGAGCTTGCGGCGCACGCCGATCAACGAGGCCTCTACGTCGAGATGGGCATCGGCAAGGTCAACCCGTTCATGACGGCCGAGTTGCCACGGGTCCGCGCGCTCGGGGACGGCGACTACCTGGCCGGCATGACCCGGATGATCGAGACCTGCGCCAGGCACGGGTGGACCACGCTCTGGACCGCTTGCGGCGGTATCAAGGGCTACCCGGGCATCTACGCCACTGACCGATTCCGCACCGACGTGGACTGGTCCGAGCAGCTGCGGGTCACCGAGGCGTTCCTGCGCAGGCTCGCTCCGGTGCTGCGCGCCAACGGCTGCCGGCTCGGGATCGAGACGCACGAGGAGATCACCACGTTCGAGGTGATCCGGCTGGTCGAGGCGGCCGGCCCGGACGTCCTCGGCATCTGCCTCGATCCGGGCAACCTGCCCGCCAACGGCGAGTCGCCGAGCGCGGGAATCGAACGGGTGGCGCCCTATGTGATCAGCACACAGCTCCGTGACGTCGCTCTTTTTCAAGAAAATCCCGATTTGGTACGTTTCCTAGCGCCCTGTGGCGACGGCGTGATCGATTGGGCGTGGGCTCTCGATCTCCTCCTGACCGCGAATCCGCAGCTCAATCTGACCATCGAAGGCATCGGTGGCATCCGCGGCGAGTTGCACGCCCAGGTCACCGATCCGGTCTGGCTCGCCGGCCACCCGGATCTCTCGGCGGGAGAGCTGACCGAGCTCGGATCGCTGGTCGGCAAGGCCAGCGAGGACCTCACCACCCTCCGCACCACCAGCGACCGATGGCGTCCGCTGCACGACCGTTTCGTCTCCCGTTCCGCCACCCACCTCCGTTCCGTCCTGGAGTTGAAGAATGTCTGA